Proteins from a genomic interval of Hornefia porci:
- the gap gene encoding type I glyceraldehyde-3-phosphate dehydrogenase, translated as MSIRLAINGFGRIGRLAFRKVWADDSFEVVAINDLTKPEMLAYLLKYDTVQGGYHGHTVEYDDDSITVDGRKITIYKEADAKNLPWKELNVDIVLECTGFYTSKAKAQAHIDAGAKKVLISAPAGNDIPTIVFGTNHETLTPEDNIVSGASCTTNCLAPMAKALNQYREVRTGFMTTIHAYTGDQMILDGPQRKGNLRRSRAGAQNIVPTSSGAAKAIGLVIPELDGKLIGSAQRVPVPSGSITILDATLKDMTDSVSVEGINEAMKAASNDSFGYTEDEIVSSDTIGMSYGSLFDATQTLAQKCGTHIYEVRVVSWYDNEMSYVSQLIRTLDYMATLK; from the coding sequence AAGGTATGGGCAGACGACAGCTTCGAAGTCGTCGCAATCAACGATCTGACCAAGCCGGAAATGCTGGCTTATCTGCTGAAGTACGACACCGTTCAGGGCGGTTATCACGGACACACCGTCGAGTATGACGACGATTCCATCACCGTGGACGGCAGGAAGATTACAATTTACAAGGAAGCGGATGCGAAGAACCTGCCCTGGAAGGAGCTGAATGTCGATATCGTTCTGGAATGCACAGGCTTCTACACCTCCAAGGCCAAGGCTCAGGCTCACATCGACGCCGGCGCAAAGAAGGTTCTGATCTCTGCTCCTGCCGGAAACGATATTCCGACGATCGTATTCGGCACCAATCATGAGACTCTGACTCCGGAAGACAATATCGTTTCCGGCGCCTCCTGCACCACGAACTGCCTGGCGCCGATGGCGAAGGCTCTGAACCAGTACAGAGAGGTCAGAACAGGATTCATGACCACGATCCACGCCTACACCGGCGATCAGATGATTCTGGACGGACCGCAGAGAAAAGGCAATCTGAGAAGATCCAGAGCCGGCGCGCAGAACATCGTACCGACGAGCTCCGGCGCCGCCAAGGCGATCGGTCTGGTCATCCCTGAACTGGACGGCAAGCTGATCGGCTCCGCGCAGAGAGTTCCGGTTCCCAGCGGATCCATCACCATCCTGGACGCGACTCTGAAGGACATGACCGACAGCGTATCCGTGGAAGGCATCAACGAGGCCATGAAAGCCGCTTCCAATGATTCCTTCGGCTACACCGAGGACGAAATCGTTTCCAGCGACACCATCGGCATGAGCTACGGTTCCCTGTTCGATGCGACCCAGACCCTCGCCCAGAAATGCGGAACTCACATCTATGAGGTAAGAGTTGTCTCCTGGTACGACAACGAGATGTCCTACGTAAGCCAGCTGATCAGAACTCTGGATTACATGGCGACTCTGAAATAA